One candidate division WOR-3 bacterium DNA segment encodes these proteins:
- a CDS encoding flippase, with protein sequence MSIADIANKVLMFFFYVLAARHLGVERYGILSFGFAYATMFSALTDLGLGAVAAREIARKQRSVDELVSNAMAIKLVIAFLVMILIGVSVNILGYPPENRTIVYICSLFVLETAFVAYFCNIFQGFQRMEFTALIRVIQGLILLTGVLILKRFPPVSAHYAWLYAGAGLVATVTGLVILTRKFIPISLSFNFKKWRELLREGLPIGVSVIFVLFYYWNGSTLLAKLAGDKAVGVYNAGFRLVAGLNFLGISFSSALYPVFSSTFLTDTARLKQLLTRALRWIIVMLLPVAILGMILAEQLIIFIYGNNYQSAGMVLRILVWWAFATGFTSVFSNYFMATQRARWMTVQTASALVINVLLNLILIRRLGPLGAAIAIVAAEFASGVFYFAIWQIINRYRAGLSFVGKSLLRVVISLLPAGVAAAVVARVHILLGLSTGLWIYIILLFVFREIKGADLEIFKSFFNRLR encoded by the coding sequence TTGTCGATTGCAGATATCGCTAATAAAGTTTTAATGTTCTTTTTCTATGTGCTTGCCGCTCGGCATCTTGGGGTGGAACGATACGGGATACTTTCCTTCGGCTTCGCGTACGCAACAATGTTTTCTGCACTTACCGATCTGGGATTGGGTGCGGTAGCGGCACGCGAAATTGCCCGGAAGCAGCGCTCGGTTGATGAATTGGTAAGCAATGCAATGGCGATCAAGTTGGTAATAGCATTTCTGGTAATGATATTGATCGGGGTGTCAGTCAATATTTTAGGATATCCGCCGGAAAATCGGACAATTGTATATATCTGCAGTCTCTTTGTGCTTGAGACTGCGTTTGTAGCCTATTTTTGTAATATTTTTCAGGGGTTTCAGCGGATGGAATTTACGGCGTTGATTCGTGTAATTCAGGGGCTGATACTGTTGACCGGCGTGCTGATCCTCAAGAGGTTCCCACCGGTTTCGGCACATTACGCTTGGTTATATGCCGGCGCAGGGCTGGTTGCTACTGTTACGGGATTAGTTATCCTTACGCGCAAATTTATCCCTATAAGTCTGAGTTTCAATTTTAAAAAATGGCGCGAACTGTTGCGCGAAGGATTACCGATTGGCGTCAGTGTCATATTTGTGCTCTTTTATTACTGGAACGGGTCGACTTTGCTTGCCAAGCTTGCGGGTGATAAAGCAGTCGGGGTTTATAATGCGGGATTCCGACTGGTAGCGGGATTGAACTTCCTTGGGATTTCTTTTTCCAGTGCTCTTTATCCGGTTTTTTCCAGTACATTTTTAACTGATACTGCCAGATTGAAACAGTTATTGACACGCGCTCTAAGATGGATAATCGTGATGCTATTGCCCGTTGCTATTTTAGGGATGATTCTGGCTGAGCAGTTAATTATTTTTATTTACGGCAACAACTATCAATCAGCAGGTATGGTTCTGCGGATTCTGGTATGGTGGGCTTTTGCCACTGGTTTCACCTCGGTGTTCAGCAATTATTTTATGGCGACGCAGCGCGCACGCTGGATGACGGTACAAACCGCATCCGCGCTGGTGATCAATGTGCTCCTCAATCTGATTCTTATTCGCCGGTTGGGTCCATTGGGTGCAGCGATTGCTATTGTTGCTGCTGAATTCGCCAGCGGAGTTTTTTACTTCGCTATCTGGCAAATAATCAATCGCTACCGGGCAGGACTGAGTTTTGTGGGAAAGAGCCTGTTGCGAGTAGTTATTTCATTGTTGCCCGCTGGTGTGGCAGCAGCAGTTGTTGCACGAGTACATATTCTGCTGGGCCTATCTACGGGACTTTGGATATATATTATACTGCTGTTTGTATTCCGTGAAATCAAGGGTGCGGATCTGGAAATCTTCAAATCATTTTTCAACCGATTGAGATGA